One genomic window of Gallaecimonas sp. GXIMD4217 includes the following:
- a CDS encoding CsiV family protein, with product MPKLPNGLLLLALLALPSQAERLFDVELVIFTRADHSQEAWPKKAKSEGNRDLLLTQALAEICPAPCPVLPARLDADVLAAAPAVAGQDGERLAAALPRLLGADQLALAAEAKKVASLPGGRVLLHTGWRMAPRAPRYSTPFAVEAGRDLGPYLLLEPQPEQLAAEEAALAGADETVVAPAVATALEESQPVEILGEEQWQEITPVAPPVQRELTGHIKVSLDHYLLVDMELDRFEVQGEGLPLQVKRLDQKRRLRSGELHYFDHPALGVLMQIRPVADAQ from the coding sequence ATGCCCAAGCTGCCTAACGGATTGTTGTTACTGGCCCTGCTGGCCCTGCCCAGCCAGGCCGAGCGCCTGTTCGACGTGGAGCTGGTGATCTTCACCCGCGCCGACCACAGCCAGGAAGCCTGGCCAAAGAAGGCCAAGTCCGAGGGCAACCGGGATCTGCTGCTCACCCAGGCCCTGGCCGAGATCTGCCCGGCGCCCTGCCCGGTGCTGCCCGCACGCCTGGATGCCGACGTGCTGGCCGCGGCGCCGGCCGTAGCGGGCCAGGATGGCGAACGGCTGGCAGCCGCCCTGCCCAGGCTGCTCGGCGCCGACCAGCTGGCACTGGCTGCCGAGGCCAAGAAGGTAGCAAGCCTGCCCGGCGGCCGCGTGCTGCTGCACACCGGCTGGCGCATGGCCCCCAGGGCCCCCCGCTACTCCACGCCGTTCGCGGTGGAAGCCGGCCGGGATCTGGGTCCCTATCTGCTGCTGGAACCCCAGCCGGAGCAACTGGCGGCCGAGGAGGCGGCCCTGGCCGGCGCCGACGAGACCGTGGTCGCCCCGGCCGTGGCAACGGCCCTGGAAGAGTCCCAGCCGGTCGAGATCCTCGGCGAGGAGCAGTGGCAGGAGATCACCCCTGTCGCGCCGCCGGTGCAGCGCGAGTTGACCGGCCATATCAAGGTGTCCCTGGATCATTACCTGCTGGTGGACATGGAGCTGGACCGCTTTGAAGTCCAGGGCGAAGGGCTGCCGCTGCAGGTCAAGCGCCTGGACCAGAAACGCCGCCTGCGCTCCGGCGAGCTGCATTACTTCGATCATCCGGCCCTGGGCGTGCTGATGCAGATCCGTCCCGTCGCCGACGCCCAGTAA
- the nagZ gene encoding beta-N-acetylhexosaminidase: MAQLLIDLRGTTLEDDERQWLQSPAVAGVILFTRNFESTAQLKALIADCRAAAGRPIVMTVDHEGGRVQRFRGDFTRIPAAGSLLRLAGGNLQVAAFLAWQAALVMAAELRALDVDLSYAPVLDLGINQAVIGDRAFSDRPELVARLSAAYARGMADGGMAACGKHFPGHGHVVEDSHHQVAVDDRPLDAIEAEDMAPFRALIEQGLLGAVMPAHVIFAQLDGLPASASPYWLKSVLRERLGFRGLVFSDDLSMKGAGVLGTPAERAHKAAEAGCDLLLCCNDPEVLPSVIAATAQGQRVDYGPLLGRAPRVGQETIERARQVLRAVSGAYS, encoded by the coding sequence ATGGCCCAGCTGTTGATCGACCTGCGCGGCACCACCCTAGAAGACGACGAGCGCCAGTGGCTGCAAAGCCCGGCGGTGGCCGGCGTCATCCTGTTCACCCGCAACTTTGAAAGCACCGCCCAGCTCAAGGCGCTGATCGCCGATTGCCGGGCGGCGGCGGGCCGGCCCATTGTGATGACCGTGGATCACGAGGGGGGCCGGGTGCAGCGCTTTCGGGGCGACTTTACCCGCATCCCGGCGGCGGGCAGCCTGCTGCGCCTGGCCGGCGGCAACCTGCAGGTGGCCGCCTTCCTGGCCTGGCAGGCCGCCCTGGTGATGGCGGCCGAGCTGCGTGCCCTGGACGTGGATCTCAGCTATGCGCCTGTGCTGGATCTGGGCATCAACCAGGCCGTGATCGGCGACCGGGCCTTCAGCGACCGGCCCGAGCTGGTGGCCAGGTTGTCGGCGGCCTACGCCCGCGGCATGGCGGACGGCGGCATGGCCGCCTGCGGCAAGCATTTCCCCGGCCACGGCCATGTTGTGGAAGATAGCCACCACCAGGTGGCGGTGGACGATCGGCCCCTGGACGCCATCGAGGCCGAGGACATGGCGCCCTTCAGGGCCCTTATCGAGCAGGGGCTGCTGGGCGCCGTCATGCCGGCCCATGTGATCTTCGCGCAGTTGGACGGCCTGCCGGCCTCGGCATCGCCTTACTGGCTGAAGTCGGTGCTGCGCGAGCGGTTGGGCTTTCGTGGCCTGGTGTTCTCGGACGATCTGTCCATGAAGGGGGCCGGGGTGCTGGGCACGCCGGCCGAGCGGGCCCATAAGGCCGCCGAGGCCGGCTGCGATCTGCTGCTGTGCTGTAACGATCCCGAGGTGCTGCCGTCGGTGATCGCGGCGACGGCACAGGGCCAAAGAGTGGACTATGGACCGCTGCTGGGCCGGGCGCCCAGGGTGGGCCAGGAGACCATAGAGCGGGCCCGGCAGGTACTGAGGGCGGTCAGCGGAGCATATTCCTGA
- a CDS encoding acyl-CoA dehydrogenase → MMTFLLLVLVALAVILGVPGIRRPLLTKPIFGIFKRILPPMSQTEREAMEAGDVWWDGELFRGKPNWQSLLEVPAPKLNEEEQAFLDNQVQTLLKMLDDHKIVHETKDLPPEVWEYLKKEGFFAMIIPKSYGGREFSAIANSTIVSTIATRSLSCAVSVMVPNSLGPGELLMHYGTQEQKDRWLPTLANGTDVPCFALTGPEAGSDAGAIPDEGIVCKGQYQGEEVLGIRLNWNKRYITLAPVATVLGLAFKLKDPDGLLGDTQDIGITCALIPTDHPGVRVGDRHFPLGLAFMNGPTFGDDVFIPIDWIIGGPDYAGKGWRMLVECLSAGRGISLPALSTATGHLATRMTGAYAYVRRQFGLSIGKFEGIQEAMAEIGADTYVLESSRRLTAGAIDMGLSPSVITAIAKYHMTERSRSIMDHAMDIHAGKGIQLGPQNYLGHGYMGIPVAITVEGANILTRNLMIFGQGATRCHPYVFQEMEAAANPDAEAGLKAFDGLLVKHVAFGASNFFGALFQGLTGGHLNGAPVGGETARYYKQLTRMSKALALCADISMLMLGGDLKRRERISARLGDVLSNLYLASAVLKRYEDDGRQVVDLPYVHHSIQTLLHETGVAFDGFFANFGHPVLAAVLKRTIFPFGINYKLPKDELGVKICKAMMAPGVARDRMTFLCHIGEEEHDAVGIMERAFLAMVEAAPIERKIGKAQQDGTIAKRIPFKEAIEQALAKGVISEDEAVQIRDADAKRYQAIQVDHFAPGVLENQGIAKADSAA, encoded by the coding sequence ATGATGACATTCTTGTTATTGGTGCTGGTGGCCCTGGCCGTGATCCTTGGGGTCCCGGGGATCCGCCGACCGCTGTTGACCAAGCCGATCTTCGGCATCTTCAAGCGCATCTTGCCGCCCATGTCCCAGACCGAACGGGAAGCCATGGAAGCCGGTGATGTGTGGTGGGATGGCGAGCTGTTCCGCGGCAAGCCCAACTGGCAGTCGCTGCTGGAGGTGCCGGCGCCCAAGCTCAATGAAGAAGAGCAGGCCTTCCTGGACAACCAGGTCCAGACCCTGCTGAAGATGCTGGACGACCACAAGATCGTCCACGAGACCAAGGATCTGCCGCCCGAGGTGTGGGAATACCTGAAGAAGGAAGGCTTCTTCGCCATGATCATTCCCAAGAGCTATGGCGGCCGCGAGTTCTCCGCCATCGCCAACTCCACCATAGTGTCCACCATCGCCACCCGCTCCCTGTCCTGCGCCGTCAGCGTCATGGTGCCCAACTCCCTGGGACCGGGCGAGCTGCTGATGCATTACGGCACCCAGGAGCAGAAGGATCGCTGGCTGCCGACCCTGGCCAACGGCACCGACGTGCCCTGTTTCGCCCTGACCGGCCCCGAGGCGGGCTCCGACGCCGGCGCCATCCCCGACGAGGGCATCGTCTGCAAGGGCCAGTACCAGGGCGAGGAAGTGCTGGGCATCCGCCTGAACTGGAACAAGCGCTACATCACCCTGGCACCTGTGGCCACCGTGCTGGGCCTGGCCTTCAAGCTCAAGGATCCCGACGGCCTCCTGGGCGACACCCAGGACATCGGCATCACCTGTGCCCTGATCCCCACCGATCACCCGGGCGTGCGGGTCGGCGATCGCCACTTCCCGCTGGGCCTGGCGTTCATGAACGGCCCCACCTTCGGTGATGACGTGTTCATCCCCATCGACTGGATCATCGGCGGCCCCGACTACGCCGGCAAGGGCTGGCGCATGCTGGTGGAATGCCTGTCCGCCGGCCGCGGCATCTCGCTGCCGGCCCTGTCCACCGCCACCGGCCACCTGGCCACCCGCATGACCGGCGCCTACGCCTATGTGCGCCGCCAGTTCGGCCTGTCCATCGGCAAGTTCGAGGGCATCCAGGAGGCCATGGCCGAGATCGGCGCCGACACCTATGTGCTGGAGTCCAGCCGCCGCCTGACCGCCGGTGCCATCGACATGGGCCTGAGCCCGTCGGTGATCACCGCCATCGCCAAGTACCACATGACCGAGCGTTCCCGCTCCATCATGGACCACGCCATGGACATCCATGCCGGCAAGGGCATCCAGCTCGGTCCCCAGAACTACCTGGGTCACGGCTACATGGGCATCCCGGTGGCCATCACCGTGGAAGGGGCCAACATCCTGACCCGCAACCTGATGATCTTCGGCCAGGGCGCCACCCGCTGCCATCCCTATGTGTTCCAGGAGATGGAAGCGGCGGCCAATCCGGACGCCGAGGCCGGCCTCAAGGCCTTCGACGGTCTGCTGGTCAAGCATGTGGCCTTCGGCGCCTCCAACTTCTTCGGCGCCCTGTTCCAGGGCCTGACCGGCGGCCACCTCAACGGCGCCCCGGTGGGCGGCGAAACCGCCCGCTACTACAAGCAGCTGACCCGCATGTCCAAGGCCCTGGCCCTGTGCGCGGACATCTCCATGCTGATGCTGGGCGGCGACCTCAAGCGTCGCGAGCGCATCTCCGCCCGCCTGGGTGACGTGCTGTCCAACCTCTACCTGGCCTCCGCCGTGCTCAAGCGCTACGAAGACGACGGCCGCCAGGTGGTGGATCTGCCCTATGTGCACCACAGCATCCAGACGCTGCTGCATGAGACTGGCGTGGCCTTCGACGGCTTTTTCGCCAACTTCGGTCACCCGGTGCTGGCCGCCGTGCTCAAGCGCACCATCTTCCCCTTCGGCATCAACTACAAGCTGCCCAAGGACGAGCTGGGCGTGAAGATCTGCAAGGCCATGATGGCGCCCGGCGTGGCCCGTGACCGCATGACCTTCCTGTGCCACATCGGCGAGGAAGAGCACGACGCCGTGGGCATCATGGAGCGGGCCTTCCTGGCCATGGTCGAGGCGGCGCCCATCGAGCGCAAGATCGGCAAGGCCCAGCAGGACGGCACCATCGCCAAGCGCATTCCCTTCAAGGAAGCCATAGAGCAGGCCCTGGCCAAGGGCGTGATCAGCGAAGACGAAGCGGTCCAGATCCGCGACGCCGACGCCAAGCGCTACCAGGCCATCCAGGTGGACCACTTCGCCCCGGGCGTGCTGGAAAACCAGGGCATCGCCAAGGCGGACAGCGCCGCCTGA
- a CDS encoding TetR/AcrR family transcriptional regulator produces the protein MNKRQDTKSRILDVAERLFAEHGFNDTSLRLITSAAGVNLASVNYHFGSKKALIQAVVARYMDEFMPRTAAVMAELATRDELGMQEVFSAFVAPLLELNRFRHNGTAVFMQLLGRGYTEKQGHLRRFITSQYGEGLGLFMAAVHKAKPGLSQKELFWRLHFTLGTVVFTMASSRALTEIAEADFGEQNSIESLIARLVPFLAAGMDAPSPTLAELDPNSAA, from the coding sequence ATGAACAAACGCCAAGACACCAAGAGCCGCATCCTGGATGTGGCCGAAAGGCTCTTCGCCGAACACGGCTTCAATGACACCTCGCTGCGCCTGATCACCTCGGCGGCCGGGGTGAACCTGGCGTCGGTGAACTACCATTTTGGATCCAAGAAGGCGCTGATCCAGGCGGTGGTGGCCCGTTACATGGACGAGTTCATGCCCAGGACGGCCGCCGTCATGGCCGAGCTGGCCACCAGGGACGAACTGGGCATGCAGGAGGTGTTCTCGGCCTTCGTGGCGCCGCTGCTGGAGCTCAACCGCTTCCGCCACAACGGCACCGCCGTGTTCATGCAGCTGCTGGGCCGGGGCTACACCGAGAAGCAGGGCCACCTGCGCCGCTTCATCACCAGCCAGTATGGCGAGGGCCTGGGCCTGTTCATGGCGGCGGTGCACAAGGCCAAGCCGGGGCTGAGCCAGAAGGAGCTGTTCTGGCGGCTGCACTTCACCCTGGGCACAGTGGTGTTCACCATGGCCTCCAGCCGGGCCCTGACCGAGATCGCCGAGGCGGATTTCGGCGAGCAGAACAGTATCGAAAGTCTCATTGCCCGCCTGGTGCCTTTCCTGGCCGCGGGCATGGATGCACCTTCGCCGACCCTGGCGGAGCTGGACCCGAATTCGGCGGCCTGA
- a CDS encoding YqaA family protein — protein MLSYLLLFASAFLAATILPFYSEVVLYALIRQGEPGWALVVVASVGNTLGAVVNWALGRYLLHFQDRRWFYFKPAQVEKAQAWFQHYGVWTLLLAWMPLGGDALTFIAGVMKVRLSLFVVLVGIGKTARYVAVLWLAQAGLLGI, from the coding sequence ATGCTGAGCTACCTGCTGCTGTTCGCCTCGGCCTTCCTGGCCGCCACCATATTGCCGTTCTACTCGGAGGTGGTGCTCTACGCCCTGATCCGCCAGGGCGAGCCGGGCTGGGCCCTGGTGGTGGTGGCCTCGGTCGGCAATACCCTGGGGGCTGTGGTGAACTGGGCGCTGGGACGCTACCTGCTGCATTTCCAGGACAGGCGCTGGTTCTATTTCAAGCCGGCCCAGGTCGAAAAGGCCCAGGCCTGGTTCCAGCATTACGGCGTCTGGACCCTGCTGCTGGCCTGGATGCCGCTCGGCGGCGACGCCCTGACCTTTATCGCCGGGGTGATGAAGGTGCGGCTGTCGCTGTTCGTGGTGCTGGTGGGCATCGGCAAGACCGCCCGCTACGTGGCGGTGCTCTGGCTGGCCCAGGCAGGGTTGCTGGGGATATGA
- a CDS encoding LysR family transcriptional regulator, which yields MQDVSWDDLKIAYQVARLGSLSKAGAHLGINHATVLRHINALEEGLDCKLFIRHQRGYRLTEAGQLMLSQMPPILAQIGRLTHAVASVDNQITGTLRITTLPEYSAFLHPVLKECREAYPELRIQVLATDEVLSLSSGAVHVAIRAGWEPDGADLIVRKLLDIRFGYYAARTYVARFGLPASKAQYRRHHWILPSGHKRNIPFVKAMLANLSEENIAYQSNNFSDIQSAIVAGLGIGPIDRDKARALADLTEIKTGPESQDSALWFAYHRDLKGSARVQALYRILTGYIARQQGQPRAQASG from the coding sequence GTGCAGGACGTCAGCTGGGATGACTTGAAGATTGCCTACCAGGTGGCCAGGCTGGGCTCGCTCAGCAAGGCCGGTGCCCACCTGGGTATCAACCATGCCACCGTGCTCAGGCACATCAACGCCCTGGAGGAAGGGCTGGACTGCAAGCTGTTCATCCGCCACCAGCGGGGCTACCGGCTCACCGAGGCCGGGCAGCTGATGCTGAGCCAGATGCCGCCCATACTGGCGCAGATCGGCCGGCTGACCCATGCGGTGGCCAGTGTCGACAACCAGATCACCGGCACCCTGAGGATCACCACCTTGCCGGAGTATTCGGCCTTCCTGCACCCGGTGCTCAAGGAATGCCGCGAGGCCTACCCGGAACTGCGCATCCAGGTCCTGGCCACCGACGAGGTGCTGTCGCTGAGTTCGGGGGCCGTGCATGTGGCGATCCGGGCCGGCTGGGAGCCGGACGGCGCCGACCTCATCGTGCGCAAGCTGCTGGACATCCGCTTCGGCTACTACGCGGCGCGCACCTATGTGGCGCGCTTCGGGCTGCCGGCCAGCAAGGCCCAGTACCGGCGCCACCACTGGATCCTGCCCAGCGGCCACAAGCGCAACATCCCCTTCGTCAAGGCCATGCTGGCCAACCTCAGCGAAGAGAACATCGCCTACCAGAGCAACAACTTCTCCGATATCCAGTCGGCCATCGTCGCCGGCCTGGGGATAGGCCCCATCGACCGCGACAAGGCCCGGGCCCTGGCGGATCTCACCGAGATCAAGACCGGTCCGGAAAGCCAGGACAGCGCGCTCTGGTTCGCCTACCACCGGGATCTCAAGGGCAGTGCCCGGGTCCAGGCCCTGTACCGGATCCTGACCGGCTACATCGCCCGGCAGCAGGGGCAGCCGCGCGCCCAGGCGTCCGGCTAG
- a CDS encoding M2 family metallopeptidase: MAYQKSLLAVVVALAMAGCQDDAKQTQQPQADAQQGAPAALTVADAKTFVTDAEKELTQLYKEANRAEWIYANFITEDTASLAADVNEKLTARIVALASQAARFDALELDPVTRRKLDKLKLSLVLPAPQDEAKTAELAKITADLSGMYGKGKFELDGKELTLRDMELMMAEQRDPELLKTIWSGWREVAKPMKPLYEREVALANEGAKALGYQDLGQYWRAKYDMEPDAFATELDRLWGQVKPLYDALHCHVRAKLGEQYGEEVVPQDKPIPAHLLGNMWAQSWGNIYPLVAPGAADPGYDLTEQLKAHGYTPKKMVKGAENFFTSLGFEPLPDTFWSRSLFTQPRDRDVVCHASAWDLDGQDDIRIKMCIQQTGEEFSVIHHELGHNFYQRAYKNQPVLFQDSANDGFHEAIGDTIALSVTPKYLKEIGLIDEVPPADKDLGLLMKQALDKVAFLPFGLLVDQWRWKVFSGEVSPENYNQAWWELREKYQGVTAPVERAADAFDPGAKYHVPGNTPYSRYFLAHILQFQFHKALCEKAGDQGPVHRCSIYGSEAAGKPLAQMLEMGASQPWPEALAVTTGSKQMDATAILDYFAPLKDWLDEQNQGRQCGW; the protein is encoded by the coding sequence ATGGCATATCAAAAATCCCTGCTCGCCGTTGTCGTGGCCCTGGCCATGGCCGGTTGCCAGGACGACGCCAAGCAGACACAACAACCCCAGGCCGATGCTCAGCAAGGCGCCCCCGCCGCCCTGACCGTTGCCGACGCCAAGACCTTCGTGACCGACGCCGAAAAGGAGCTGACCCAGCTCTACAAGGAAGCCAACCGCGCCGAGTGGATCTACGCCAACTTCATCACCGAGGACACCGCCTCCCTGGCCGCCGACGTCAACGAGAAGCTCACCGCCCGCATCGTCGCCCTGGCCTCACAAGCCGCCCGCTTCGACGCCCTGGAGCTGGATCCCGTCACCCGCCGCAAGCTGGACAAGCTGAAGCTGTCCCTGGTGCTGCCGGCCCCCCAGGACGAGGCCAAGACCGCCGAACTGGCGAAGATCACCGCCGATCTGTCCGGCATGTACGGCAAGGGCAAGTTCGAGCTGGACGGCAAGGAGCTGACCCTGCGCGACATGGAGCTGATGATGGCCGAGCAGCGCGATCCCGAGCTGCTCAAGACCATCTGGAGCGGCTGGCGTGAGGTAGCCAAGCCCATGAAGCCCCTCTACGAGCGCGAGGTGGCCCTGGCCAACGAAGGCGCCAAGGCCCTGGGCTACCAGGATCTGGGCCAGTACTGGCGTGCCAAGTACGACATGGAGCCGGACGCCTTCGCCACCGAGCTGGATCGCCTCTGGGGCCAGGTCAAGCCCCTGTACGACGCCCTGCACTGCCATGTGCGCGCCAAGCTGGGCGAGCAGTACGGCGAGGAGGTGGTACCCCAGGACAAGCCCATCCCCGCCCATCTGCTGGGCAACATGTGGGCCCAGAGCTGGGGCAACATCTACCCGCTGGTGGCACCGGGTGCCGCCGATCCCGGCTATGATCTGACCGAGCAGCTCAAGGCCCACGGCTATACCCCCAAGAAGATGGTCAAGGGTGCCGAGAACTTCTTCACCTCCCTGGGCTTCGAGCCCCTGCCCGACACCTTCTGGAGCCGCTCCCTGTTCACCCAGCCCCGTGACCGCGACGTGGTCTGCCACGCCTCCGCCTGGGATCTGGACGGCCAGGACGACATCCGCATCAAGATGTGCATCCAGCAGACCGGCGAAGAGTTCTCGGTGATCCACCACGAGCTGGGCCACAACTTCTACCAGCGCGCCTACAAGAACCAGCCGGTGCTGTTCCAGGACAGCGCCAACGACGGCTTCCACGAGGCCATCGGCGACACCATCGCCCTGTCGGTCACCCCCAAGTACCTCAAGGAGATCGGCCTCATCGACGAGGTGCCGCCCGCCGACAAGGATTTGGGCCTGCTGATGAAACAGGCCCTGGACAAGGTGGCCTTCCTGCCCTTCGGCCTGCTGGTGGATCAGTGGCGCTGGAAGGTGTTCTCCGGCGAAGTGAGCCCGGAAAACTACAACCAGGCCTGGTGGGAACTGCGTGAGAAGTACCAGGGCGTGACCGCGCCGGTGGAACGCGCCGCCGACGCCTTCGATCCGGGCGCCAAGTACCATGTGCCGGGCAACACCCCCTACAGCCGCTACTTCCTGGCCCACATCCTGCAGTTCCAGTTCCACAAGGCGCTGTGCGAGAAGGCCGGCGACCAGGGCCCGGTACACCGCTGCTCCATCTACGGCTCCGAGGCCGCCGGCAAGCCCCTGGCTCAGATGCTGGAAATGGGTGCCTCCCAGCCCTGGCCCGAGGCCCTGGCGGTGACCACAGGCTCCAAGCAGATGGACGCCACCGCCATCCTGGACTACTTCGCCCCGCTCAAGGACTGGCTGGACGAGCAGAACCAGGGCCGCCAGTGCGGCTGGTAA
- a CDS encoding gamma-glutamyl-gamma-aminobutyrate hydrolase family protein (Members of this family of hydrolases with an active site Cys residue belong to MEROPS family C26.): MTGNHRRFSPAWLCIRLSVFLAGGRAVRISIRHQVDLKQVEALVISGGDDIHPALYDEAIPPHDRYDEGRDELELHHIEYALAKGLPLLGICRGAQLLNVALGGSLYANIRRLRHHTSNRPTPLPRKTALLVPESRLHRILGVRRVRINSLHYQAMDQVARALAVSARDYDNFVQGVEHKGGLPWLGVQWHPEYLFYQKEQRRLFRWLVAQALHRRRRC, translated from the coding sequence GTGACCGGCAACCACAGGCGCTTTTCACCGGCCTGGCTCTGCATCCGGCTGTCGGTGTTCCTGGCCGGGGGCAGGGCGGTGCGGATCAGCATTCGCCACCAGGTGGATCTGAAGCAGGTGGAGGCCCTGGTGATCAGCGGCGGCGACGATATCCATCCCGCCCTCTACGACGAGGCTATCCCCCCCCACGACCGCTACGACGAGGGCAGGGACGAGCTGGAGCTGCACCACATCGAATATGCCCTGGCCAAAGGCCTGCCGCTGCTGGGGATCTGCCGCGGCGCCCAGCTGCTCAACGTGGCCCTGGGCGGCAGCCTCTACGCCAATATCCGCAGGCTGCGCCACCACACCTCCAACAGGCCGACGCCACTGCCGCGCAAGACGGCCCTGCTGGTGCCGGAGTCGCGGCTGCACCGCATCCTGGGCGTCCGGCGGGTGCGCATCAACAGCCTCCATTACCAGGCCATGGATCAGGTGGCCAGGGCCCTGGCCGTGTCGGCCCGGGATTACGACAACTTCGTGCAGGGGGTGGAGCACAAGGGCGGCCTGCCCTGGCTGGGGGTGCAGTGGCACCCGGAATATCTTTTCTACCAGAAGGAGCAGCGCCGGCTGTTTCGCTGGCTGGTGGCCCAGGCCCTGCACAGGCGGCGCCGATGCTGA
- a CDS encoding amidoligase family protein has product MPQQHYCQPQRQTKSDNSLRRVGFELEFAGVELKAAAWVLARTLNGRVCPLSEAEYQVHCDDLGTFNIELDWTLAKDLARQRQAERPGQEDPVMELVTWISSQLVPIEVVCPPLPLDRLHLLDPLVASLREAGAQGTEESLLYAFGVHINPELPALDADTITGYLQAFILAQDWLIKRHRVDPVRRITPYIDAFPEDYALRVSRYEGNLDLAQLMDDYLWFNPTRNRALDLLPLFKHLDGDRVAATLDDPRIKARPTFHYRLPNCEIEKPGWSLHQAWNLWCVIEHLACHHGQRRRLLGQWWQYQGKWTGLSEKPWHKALDQLHQDLLSA; this is encoded by the coding sequence ATGCCCCAGCAGCACTATTGCCAGCCCCAGCGGCAAACCAAGAGCGACAACAGCCTGCGGCGGGTGGGCTTTGAACTGGAGTTCGCCGGGGTCGAACTCAAGGCCGCCGCCTGGGTGCTGGCCCGGACGTTGAATGGCCGGGTCTGCCCGCTGTCGGAGGCGGAATACCAGGTCCATTGCGACGATCTCGGCACCTTCAACATCGAGCTGGACTGGACCCTGGCCAAGGATCTGGCCAGGCAGCGCCAGGCCGAGCGGCCGGGCCAGGAGGATCCGGTGATGGAGCTGGTGACCTGGATCTCCAGCCAGCTGGTGCCCATCGAAGTGGTGTGTCCGCCGCTGCCCCTGGACCGGCTGCACCTGCTCGACCCCCTGGTGGCCAGCCTGCGCGAGGCCGGTGCCCAGGGCACCGAGGAGTCCCTGCTGTACGCCTTCGGCGTCCATATCAATCCCGAGCTGCCGGCCCTGGACGCCGATACCATCACCGGCTACCTGCAGGCCTTCATCCTGGCCCAGGACTGGCTCATCAAGCGCCACAGGGTCGATCCGGTCCGGCGCATCACCCCCTATATCGACGCCTTCCCCGAGGACTATGCGCTCAGGGTCAGCCGCTACGAGGGCAACCTGGATCTGGCCCAGCTGATGGACGACTACCTCTGGTTCAACCCCACCCGCAACCGGGCCCTGGATCTGCTGCCGCTGTTCAAGCACCTGGACGGGGACAGGGTGGCGGCGACCCTGGACGACCCCAGGATCAAGGCCAGGCCCACCTTCCATTACCGGCTGCCCAACTGCGAGATAGAAAAGCCGGGCTGGTCGCTGCACCAGGCCTGGAACCTGTGGTGCGTCATCGAACACCTGGCCTGCCACCACGGGCAGCGCCGTCGCCTGCTGGGGCAATGGTGGCAATACCAGGGCAAATGGACGGGACTTTCCGAAAAACCATGGCACAAGGCACTGGACCAACTGCACCAAGACCTGTTGTCGGCGTGA